A window of the Vigna angularis cultivar LongXiaoDou No.4 chromosome 3, ASM1680809v1, whole genome shotgun sequence genome harbors these coding sequences:
- the LOC108325700 gene encoding protein NIM1-INTERACTING 1: MENKKREVRNDDDRDDENDEMKMEKFYSLLRSFRDARDRRRRELMELEKNESNRKKMKATTTTSTKAKPEVAFEFQDFTTDIHFRKPPLVFPNPSSRGTTKDINNGKKNKEQHDVALDLKLAL, translated from the coding sequence ATGGAAAATAAGAAGAGAGAAGTGAGGAACGATGACGATCGCGACGACGAGAACGACgagatgaagatggagaagtTTTACTCGCTCTTGAGGAGCTTCCGCGACGCACGTGATCGGCGCCGAAGGGAATTGATGGAGTTGGAGAAGAACGAGAGCAACCGGAAAAAGATGAAGGCCACCACCACTACATCAACCAAGGCCAAGCCAGAAGTTGCTTTCGAATTTCAGGACTTTACCACCGATATTCACTTCAGAAAACCACCTTTGGTTTTTCCCAATCCAAGTTCACGCGGCACAACCAAAGACATCAACAATGGTAAGAAGAACAAAGAACAACATGATGTTGCCCTCGACCTCAAACTCGCTCTTTAG